A part of Primulina eburnea isolate SZY01 chromosome 10, ASM2296580v1, whole genome shotgun sequence genomic DNA contains:
- the LOC140842917 gene encoding uncharacterized protein codes for MRQRRWIELLKDYDLTISYHPGKANKVADELSRKGPGKVTLASLSAQPCVQETVKLNQDRDPELTKLKEQVREGKSQDHQIDDKGVLWMKGRLWVPDSDNLRQEIMAEAHKSKLSVHPGSTKVYRDLKNSFWWNGMKRDIAEFVSRLGEKAVVRPELVQVTVDKVKIVREKLKAAQDRQKSWADLKRRPVEFNVGEKAYLKVSPMRGVVRFSKVGKLNPRYVGPFEILEIVGTLACRLELPPSVSRIHNVFHVSQLRKYIPDPSHVLELEPLLIEGNLGEELKYEEVPIRIVDTKEQVLRRRIIPYVKVQWYNHTEREATWEMEEKMRKDYPYLFGDQANSSFEDETSHKEGGM; via the exons ATGAGGCAAAGGCGATGGATCGAACTTctgaaggactatgacttgaccataagctaccatccgggtaaaGCAAACAAAGTGGCTGATGAGCTAAGTCGGAAGGGCCCAGGCAAGGTAACTCTAGCTTCCCTCTCGGCCCAGCCATGTGTGCAGGAGACCGTCAAGTTAAACCAAGATCGAGACCCGGAACTGACTAAACTTAAGGAGCAAGTCAGAGAAGGGAAGTCTCAGGATCATCAGATTGATGACAAGGGAGTCTTGTGGATGAAGGGACGACTGTGGGTGCCCGACAGTGACAACCTTCGCCAAGAGATAATGGCAGAGGCGCACAAGTCAAAATTGTCAGTCCATCCAGGCAGTACAAAAGTGTACAGGGATCTCAAGAATAGTTTCTGGTGGAATGGAATGAAAAGAGATATAGCTGAATTCGTCTCCAGAT TGGGAGAGAAAGCCGTGGTGCGACCCGAGCTAGTACAGGTGACAGTAGACAAGGTTAAGATTGTCCGAGAAAAGctcaaggcagctcaagaccgacaGAAGAGCTGGGCAGATCTTAAACGAAGGCCTGTAGAGTTCAATGTGGGCGAGAAGGCTTATTTGAAAGTCTCGCCTatgagaggagttgtcagattcagTAAAGTAGGGAAGCTGAACCCTCGTTATGTTGGACCCTTCGAAATCTTGGAAATAGTGGGCACGCTAGCATGCAGACTGGAACTGCCACCAAGCGTGTCAAGAATCCACAACGTATTTCACGTGTCTCAACTGAGGAAGTACATTCCAGACCCAAGTCATGTTTTAGAATTAGAACCACTCTTGATCGAAGGGAACTTGGGAGAAGAACTGAAATACGAAGAAGTCCCTATCAGAATCGTGGACACCAAGGAGCAAGTCCTTAGACGACGTATCATTCCCTACGTCAAAGTGCAGTGGTATAACCATACTGAgcgagaagcaacttgggaaatgGAAGAGAAGATGCGAAAGGATTATCCCTACCTATTTGGAGACCAAGCCaactcaagtttcgaggacgaaacttctcataaggagggCGGGATGTAA